A section of the Ovis canadensis isolate MfBH-ARS-UI-01 breed Bighorn chromosome 1, ARS-UI_OviCan_v2, whole genome shotgun sequence genome encodes:
- the RNF220 gene encoding E3 ubiquitin-protein ligase RNF220 isoform X5: MPRARSGRRSRGAGGREETFLRVRANRQTRLNARIGKMKRRKQDEGQVCPLCSRPLAGSEQEMSRHVEHCLSKREGSCMAEDDAADIEHENSNRFEEYEWCGQKRIRATTLLEGGFRGSGFIMCSGKENPDSDADLDVDGDDTLEYGKPQYTEADVIPCTGEEPGEAKEREALRGAVLNGGPPSTRITPEFSKWASDEMPSTSNGESSKQEAMQKTCKNSDIEKITEDSAVTTFEALKARVRELERQLSRGDRYKCLICMDSYSMPLTSIQCWHVHCEECWLRTLGAKKLCPQCNTITAPGDLRRIYL, encoded by the exons ATGCCGAGGGCCCGGAGCGGCCGGCGGAGCAGGGGGGCCGGCGGGAGGGAGGAA ACCTTCTTGCGAGTGCGAGCCAACCGGCAGACCCGACTGAATG CTCGGATTGGGAAAATGAAACGGAGGAAGCAAGATGAAGGGCAGGTATGTCCCCTGTGCAGCCGCCCCCTGGCAGGATCGGAGCAGGAGATGAGTAGGCATGTGGAGCATTGCCTTTCTAAG AGGGAAGGCTCCTGCATGGCTGAGGACGATGCCGCGGACATCGAGCATGAGAACAGCAACCGCTTTGAGGAGTATGAGTGGTGCGGGCAGAAGCGGATACGGGCCACCACTCTCCTGGAAGGTGGTTTCCGAG GCTCTGGCTTCATCATGTGCAGCGGCAAAGAGAATCCAGACAGTGACGCTGACTTGGATGTGGATGGGGATGACACTCTGGAGTATGGGAAGCCACA ATACACGGAGGCCGACGTCATCCCCTGCACAGGCGAGGAGCCTGGcgaagccaaggagagagaggcACTGCGGGGCGCAGTCCTAAA TGGTGGCCCTCCCAGCACACGCATCACACCTGAGTTCTCTAAATGGGCCAGTGATG AGATGCCATCCACCAGCAACGGTGAGAGCAGCAAACAGGAGGCCATGCAGAAGACCTGCAAGAACAGCGACATTGAGAA AATCACCGAAGATTCAGCTGTGACCACGTTTGAGGCCCTGAAGGCTCGGGTCAGGGAACTTGAACGGCAGCTATCTCGTGGGGACCGTTACAAATGCCTCATCTGCATG GACTCATACTCAATGCCTCTGACGTCCATCCAGTGTTGGCATGTGCACTGTGAGGAGTGCTGGCTGCGGACCCTG GGCGCCAAGAAGCTCTGCCCCCAGTGCAACACCATCACAGCGCCTGGAGACCTGCGGAGAATCTACTTGTGA
- the TMEM53 gene encoding transmembrane protein 53 isoform X2 has translation MVFFSETLGIPSLRVLAQKLLELLFDYEVEKEPLLFHVFSNAGVMLYRYVLELLQTHRRFCHLRVVGTIFDSGPGDSNLLGALRALAVVLEHRPAALRLLLLVAFALVAFLFHVLLAPLTALFHTHFYDRLLDAASRWPELYLYSRADEVVLARDVERMVEARLAHQVLVRSVDFVSSAHVSHLRDYPTYYTTLCVNFMHSCVHCSGPCPPHLTSAPEINA, from the coding sequence ATGGTCTTCTTCTCTGAGACCCTGGGCATCCCTTCACTTCGTGTCTTGGCCCAGAAGCTGCTTGAGCTGCTCTTTGATTACGAGGTTGAGAAGGAGCCCCTGCTCTTCCACGTCTTCAGCAACGCTGGCGTCATGCTGTACCGATATGTGCTGGAGCTGCTGCAGACCCACCGGCGCTTCTGTCACCTGCGTGTGGTGGGCACCATCTTTGACAGCGGTCCCGGTGACAGCAACCTGCTGGGGGCTCTGCGGGCACTGGCGGTCGTCCTAGAGCACCGGCCTGCTGCGCTCCGCCTGCTGCTCCTGGTGGCCTTCGCCCTGGTGGCCTtcctgttccatgtcctgctcgcGCCACTCACCGCCCTCTTCCACACGCACTTCTATGACAGGCTGCTCGACGCAGCCTCTCGCTGGCCCGAGCTCTACCTCTATTCCAGGGCTGACGAGGTGGTCCTGGCCCGGGACGTGGAGCGCATGGTGGAGGCACGCCTGGCACACCAGGTCCTGGTGCGCTCCGTGGACTTCGTGTCGTCTGCACACGTCAGCCACCTCCGCGACTACCCTACTTACTACACTACCCTCTGTGTCAACTTCATGCACAGCTGTGTCCACTGCTCAGGTCCttgccctccccacctcacctctGCTCCAGAAATAAATGCCTGA